DNA sequence from the bacterium genome:
ATTCCAGGCCGACGGGACTCCGGCCGAGGAAAAGCCGAGCCCCGAGGCTGCGGAAAGCCGGTCCGAACCCGACCAGCCGGAACCCGCGGACGAAGCCGCTCGAGCGGCGCCGGAGAAGGAAATCCCCGCCGATTTCGTCACCTTACTGCTCTCCTTGGCGGCCAGCGCCCAATCGGCTCTGGGCATCTCGCCCAATCCCCGCAACGGAAAATTGGAGCTCCGCCTGCCCGAAGCCAAGTACAGCATCGACCTGCTCGCCATGCTCCAGGAGAAAACCCAAGGAAATCTTAGTTCTGAAGAGGAAAAATTTTTGCAGGCCTTGCTTTACGATTTGCGCCTGCGCTACGTCGAAGCCAAGGGTGGCTCATGATGAAAACCAAGAACGATTCGGAAACGTTCCCTAATCCCATG
Encoded proteins:
- a CDS encoding DUF1844 domain-containing protein — translated: MPSKEEEENQGFKVNDRRRFQADGTPAEEKPSPEAAESRSEPDQPEPADEAARAAPEKEIPADFVTLLLSLAASAQSALGISPNPRNGKLELRLPEAKYSIDLLAMLQEKTQGNLSSEEEKFLQALLYDLRLRYVEAKGGS